In the genome of Paenibacillus pabuli, one region contains:
- a CDS encoding maltose ABC transporter substrate-binding protein: MRKWQQTALAGFMALTLAACSSGGGGGAAPTTTDSGETGGTTVTAENIQPEEGASLVIWEDKNQRSFIEERAKKFEEEYGVPVKIEELPPTDQVTKLTTDGPAGLAADVVVFPHDKIGSASEAGLILPNDIFEQKTSETTSDNALKAVTFKDILYGYPYSVETYAMFYNKKLYPEAPKSFEDIISFAKTFNDTKNNKYTLMWELQQFYYNFAFLASQGGYIFGDEGMNSEDIGLNNEGAIKGGQFLQTLKSEILPVKMGDVNFDIKKGLFSSGKLAMDINGPWAITDYRDAGIDFGVAPLPSIEGNPMTSFSGVKAYYVNAFTTYPNAAKLFAAYLSSAESQMVNFEMNGTLPANKEVAADPKVQGDEITKAFLEQFNNSTPMPSLPAMDSVWGPIGAAISDIWDGGKDVKTSLDNAVKQIKESLATVQ; the protein is encoded by the coding sequence ATGAGAAAATGGCAGCAAACAGCACTTGCAGGATTCATGGCACTAACACTTGCCGCATGTTCAAGCGGGGGTGGAGGCGGCGCCGCGCCAACCACAACAGACAGCGGCGAAACTGGGGGAACAACAGTGACCGCGGAAAATATTCAGCCGGAAGAGGGCGCGAGCCTTGTCATATGGGAAGATAAAAATCAGCGTAGTTTTATCGAGGAGCGGGCGAAGAAATTTGAAGAGGAGTACGGCGTTCCTGTAAAAATCGAAGAATTGCCGCCTACTGATCAGGTCACCAAGCTGACAACGGACGGACCCGCAGGATTGGCTGCGGATGTAGTCGTTTTCCCACATGACAAGATTGGCAGCGCTTCAGAAGCCGGACTGATCTTGCCGAACGATATTTTTGAGCAAAAAACCTCGGAAACCACCAGTGACAATGCCCTTAAAGCTGTAACATTCAAAGACATCTTATACGGCTATCCCTACAGCGTGGAAACCTATGCGATGTTCTACAACAAAAAGCTTTATCCGGAAGCACCGAAATCATTTGAGGACATTATCAGCTTTGCCAAAACCTTCAATGACACTAAAAACAACAAGTACACTCTGATGTGGGAGCTCCAGCAGTTCTATTACAATTTTGCTTTTCTGGCTTCCCAGGGCGGTTATATTTTTGGCGATGAAGGCATGAACAGCGAGGATATCGGCCTCAACAATGAAGGAGCCATCAAGGGCGGCCAGTTCCTGCAGACGTTGAAATCAGAAATACTGCCTGTGAAGATGGGCGATGTGAACTTTGACATCAAGAAAGGGCTGTTTTCAAGCGGAAAACTGGCCATGGACATTAACGGGCCGTGGGCCATTACCGACTATCGCGATGCCGGTATTGATTTTGGAGTTGCCCCGCTTCCTTCGATTGAGGGCAATCCGATGACCTCCTTCTCTGGAGTCAAGGCGTATTACGTCAATGCATTTACAACGTATCCGAATGCTGCCAAGCTGTTTGCAGCATATCTCTCCAGCGCGGAATCCCAGATGGTCAATTTTGAGATGAACGGAACGCTCCCGGCCAATAAAGAGGTGGCGGCAGATCCGAAGGTTCAGGGGGATGAAATTACGAAGGCATTTCTTGAGCAATTCAACAACTCCACGCCAATGCCTTCGCTTCCTGCCATGGACAGCGTCTGGGGTCCCATCGGCGCGGCAATTAGCGACATATGGGATGGTGGCAAGGATGTGAAAACCTCTCTGGATAACGCAGTCAAACAAATCAAGGAGAGCCTTGCAACAGTCCAATAA
- a CDS encoding carbohydrate ABC transporter permease yields MKQQHVPVTVKPNRERQHRMTAAVLSVVLQGLGQLYNRQWIKGICFLILEGIGLAYLIPRLNQAVWGVWTLGEQTQRFVKVNGSTVLQQGDHSIFLLLNGIIVLLVFFVFLLLYIFNIRDAYLTGKLREEGKQASRASASLRYLLDKQFPYLFLSIPALGILFFTIMPILFTITLAFTNYSAPDHIPPAKLVDWVGFKTFTDLIQLKSWSHTFFGVLTWTVIWAILATVTTYFGGVLVALLIEQKGIRFKKVWRTIFILPYAIPQIISLLLMRNLFNGQFGPINTYMKAFGLEGLPWLTDPFWAKVTVILVNMWIGIPVSMVLILGVLTAIPRDLYEAAEVDGASAFQKFRIITLPFIMFATTPVLIMQFAGNFNNFNVIFLLTNGNPLRGDYQYAGSTDLLVTWLYKLTLDNNKFNMASAVGIIIFLIIASFSIWNFRRSKSFKEEDMIQ; encoded by the coding sequence ATGAAACAGCAGCATGTTCCAGTCACTGTTAAGCCGAATAGAGAAAGACAGCATCGTATGACAGCGGCTGTGCTGTCCGTTGTCCTGCAAGGACTTGGACAGTTGTATAACCGTCAATGGATCAAGGGTATCTGTTTTCTGATTCTGGAGGGAATAGGGCTCGCTTATCTGATTCCCCGTTTGAATCAGGCCGTATGGGGAGTATGGACGCTTGGTGAGCAGACGCAGCGCTTTGTCAAAGTGAATGGATCAACGGTGCTGCAGCAGGGGGACCACTCCATCTTTTTGCTGCTCAACGGAATCATTGTGCTTTTGGTATTTTTCGTTTTTCTTCTTCTGTATATCTTCAATATCCGGGATGCGTACCTCACGGGAAAATTAAGAGAGGAAGGAAAGCAGGCCTCCAGAGCCTCTGCTTCCCTGAGATATCTGCTCGATAAACAATTCCCGTATCTTTTCTTGTCCATTCCTGCACTCGGCATCCTGTTTTTCACGATTATGCCGATTTTATTTACGATTACGTTGGCCTTCACCAACTACTCGGCACCGGATCATATTCCGCCTGCCAAGCTGGTGGATTGGGTGGGCTTCAAGACGTTCACGGATCTGATCCAGCTTAAATCATGGAGCCACACCTTCTTTGGTGTACTAACGTGGACGGTCATTTGGGCCATTCTGGCAACAGTCACCACCTATTTCGGAGGCGTGTTGGTTGCGCTTCTTATCGAACAGAAAGGCATTCGTTTCAAAAAGGTGTGGCGGACGATATTCATTCTTCCTTATGCCATTCCGCAGATTATCTCACTACTTCTGATGCGTAACTTGTTCAATGGACAATTTGGCCCCATTAATACGTATATGAAGGCGTTTGGCCTTGAGGGTTTACCATGGTTAACTGACCCGTTCTGGGCAAAAGTTACAGTCATCCTTGTAAATATGTGGATTGGGATTCCGGTTAGTATGGTGCTCATACTGGGCGTGTTGACGGCCATTCCACGGGATTTGTATGAAGCGGCTGAGGTAGACGGTGCATCCGCTTTTCAGAAATTCCGTATCATTACGCTTCCTTTTATCATGTTCGCTACAACCCCGGTGCTCATTATGCAATTTGCCGGGAATTTCAATAATTTCAATGTCATCTTCCTGCTGACGAACGGTAATCCGCTGCGTGGCGATTATCAATATGCGGGATCAACCGATCTTCTCGTGACCTGGTTGTACAAACTGACGTTGGATAACAACAAGTTCAATATGGCTTCGGCGGTTGGTATCATTATCTTCCTGATTATTGCGTCGTTCTCCATCTGGAATTTCCGTCGTTCCAAATCGTTCAAGGAGGAGGACATGATTCAATGA
- a CDS encoding sugar ABC transporter permease, with protein MKKRNNPMRLTISYALLVIIAIVSVYPVLWIFLSSLRPGAALYSERLWPEAFTLAHYGELFTNPSFMYGTWYLNTLKIAFFTMIFSTLMVTLGMYALSRFRFRGRKTILSTMLILGMFPSFMSMIAIYIILLQIKLLDTHAALILVYSSGAVLGGFIVKGFFDTIPRSLDEAARIDGASHLRVFTSIILPLSRPMLTYVALTSFTGAWMDFIFARLVLRTKENWTLAVGMWDLVNRYQDSNFTMFAAGAVLIAIPITLLFVFLQRFLVQGLTSGASKG; from the coding sequence ATGAAAAAGCGCAACAATCCCATGCGTCTGACGATCAGTTATGCGCTGTTGGTCATTATTGCCATCGTATCGGTATATCCGGTCTTGTGGATATTTCTCTCGTCGCTGCGTCCTGGTGCAGCGCTGTACAGTGAACGGCTGTGGCCTGAAGCGTTCACATTGGCACATTACGGGGAACTGTTTACCAACCCGTCATTTATGTATGGCACGTGGTATCTGAACACGTTGAAGATCGCCTTTTTCACCATGATTTTCTCAACGCTTATGGTCACTTTGGGCATGTATGCCTTATCGCGTTTCCGTTTTCGCGGTCGTAAGACCATTCTATCCACCATGCTGATCCTGGGGATGTTCCCCAGCTTCATGAGCATGATTGCCATTTATATTATTTTGCTTCAGATCAAATTGCTGGACACTCATGCCGCATTGATTCTGGTCTATTCGTCCGGGGCCGTGCTGGGTGGATTTATTGTCAAAGGGTTCTTTGATACCATTCCGCGCAGTCTGGATGAAGCCGCACGAATTGATGGCGCCAGTCATCTGCGCGTGTTCACCAGTATCATTTTGCCATTGTCGCGGCCGATGCTAACCTATGTAGCCCTAACCAGCTTCACGGGTGCGTGGATGGACTTTATTTTTGCCCGGCTGGTGCTTCGGACGAAAGAGAACTGGACACTTGCGGTTGGTATGTGGGATCTGGTTAACCGCTATCAGGACAGCAATTTTACGATGTTTGCTGCCGGGGCCGTACTGATCGCCATTCCGATTACGTTGTTGTTTGTATTCCTGCAGCGTTTCCTTGTGCAAGGGCTGACCTCTGGCGCCTCCAAAGGATAA
- a CDS encoding MFS transporter yields MGTIQSPEPELGPNGASTAAESVKMANRALWRNVAYRRILCGYGVSVFGDCFNGIAISLWVLQTTGSAKNMAAVQVCNMVVSFLFGSFAGTFADRLDRRKLMLSSDLFRGAMAFVIAVSLFVLHVPFALVLLMLSLSMFSSLFQAPAFHASVTSLVGREHLQQATGTIHLVDNIARISGLAAAGIAVSAFGGFTAIMITGVTFLLSAICVMLAGRFPDVQRSSMHRGSFVKEWGGSFSYIFAHPLIRSIVILNPLLILFFMSAIMLVQVMAVKVWQANPVQFGLIETCIPLGYMLGSGILIASGNRLKRRGRWVFIGLLVLGPLYMLLANVSSSLLALPLIIAGGAMFACCTMLTQIMMRAEVPDELQGRIYGVLGTITSTAPILGLTVVSVLADQWGVQIVLESLGALLLVVGVIASLGLKSIRTYR; encoded by the coding sequence ATGGGAACGATACAGTCCCCGGAACCGGAATTAGGACCAAATGGAGCTAGTACTGCTGCGGAGAGTGTGAAAATGGCCAACAGGGCGCTTTGGCGAAATGTGGCTTACCGCAGAATTTTGTGCGGCTACGGCGTCTCCGTATTTGGTGATTGCTTCAACGGCATTGCTATCAGTCTGTGGGTATTGCAGACCACGGGAAGTGCGAAGAACATGGCAGCTGTACAGGTGTGTAATATGGTCGTCAGTTTTCTGTTCGGATCATTTGCAGGTACGTTTGCCGACAGGCTGGATCGCAGAAAACTGATGTTGTCGTCCGATTTGTTTCGCGGGGCCATGGCGTTTGTCATCGCAGTGAGTCTGTTTGTACTGCATGTTCCTTTTGCACTCGTACTGCTTATGCTCTCCCTATCCATGTTCTCCAGCCTGTTTCAGGCGCCTGCATTTCATGCTTCAGTAACCAGTCTGGTGGGGAGGGAGCATCTGCAACAAGCTACGGGCACCATCCATCTGGTGGATAATATTGCCCGGATCAGCGGACTGGCCGCTGCGGGGATTGCCGTTTCTGCATTTGGAGGGTTTACGGCCATCATGATTACGGGTGTGACCTTTTTATTGTCTGCGATATGTGTGATGTTGGCCGGACGTTTCCCGGATGTACAACGCTCTTCCATGCATAGAGGATCGTTCGTCAAGGAGTGGGGCGGTTCATTTTCTTACATCTTTGCACATCCCCTGATTCGCTCCATCGTTATCCTTAATCCGCTGCTGATTCTCTTCTTTATGTCAGCCATCATGCTTGTACAGGTTATGGCCGTGAAGGTATGGCAGGCGAATCCCGTCCAGTTCGGACTGATCGAGACGTGTATTCCACTAGGGTACATGCTGGGTTCCGGGATTCTGATTGCCTCAGGCAACCGGCTGAAACGAAGAGGGAGATGGGTGTTTATCGGATTACTGGTCCTTGGGCCACTGTACATGCTGTTAGCCAATGTATCTTCTTCGCTGCTGGCCTTGCCGCTGATCATTGCCGGGGGAGCGATGTTTGCATGCTGTACGATGTTAACCCAGATTATGATGCGTGCCGAGGTTCCTGATGAGCTGCAGGGAAGAATCTACGGCGTGCTCGGAACCATTACAAGTACAGCCCCGATCCTGGGATTAACGGTCGTTTCGGTTTTGGCCGATCAGTGGGGAGTCCAAATCGTGCTGGAGAGTCTGGGTGCGTTGCTTCTGGTAGTAGGGGTGATTGCATCATTAGGATTAAAATCCATTCGGACCTATCGATAG
- a CDS encoding alpha-amylase family glycosyl hydrolase, whose product MFNWTKRIMLSTTLTLSLLAGSALPFLPSASVFADADTAVTNKQNFSTDVIYQVFTDRFLDGNPSNNPTGGASDSSCTNLKLYCGGDWQGLINKINDNYFTDLGITALWISQPVENIYSLINYSGVNNTAYHGYWARDFKKTNPAFGTMADFQNLIDTAHAKGIKVIIDFAPNHTSPAMETDTSFAENGKLYDNGTLVGGYTNDTNKYFHHNGGSDFSTLENGIYKNLYDLADLNHNNSTIDTYFKDAIKLWLDMGIDGIRVDAVKHMPLGWQKNWMSSIYSHKPVFTFGEWFLGSSASDADNTNFANQSGMSLLDFRFNNAVRNVFRDNTSTMVALDSMITSTAADYAHVSDQVTFIDNHDMDRFKTSAVNNRRLEQALAFTLTSRGVPAIYYGTEQYMTGNGDPDNRAKMPSFSKTTTAFNVISKLAPLRKTNPAIAYGTTQQRWINDDVYVYERKFGNNVAVVAVNRNLSNSTSISGLTTSLPSGTYNDVLAGALNGNNITSTGGNVSAFTLAAGATAVWQYTANTTTPTIGHVGPTMGKAGNTVTIDGRGFGTTKGTVYFGTTAVTGSAITSWEDTQIKVTIPAVAAGNYAVKVAAGGVNSNTYNNFTILSGNQVSVRFVINNASTTLGQNLYLTGNVAELGNWSTGPLAIGPAFNQVIYSYPTWYYDVSVPAGTNLEFKFFKKNGSTITWENGNNHTFTTPTSGTATVTVDWQ is encoded by the coding sequence ATGTTTAATTGGACCAAGCGAATTATGCTCAGTACAACGCTGACCCTCAGCTTGCTGGCCGGAAGTGCACTGCCGTTTTTGCCATCGGCTTCCGTTTTTGCAGATGCGGATACAGCTGTAACCAACAAACAGAATTTCAGCACCGATGTCATTTATCAGGTGTTTACCGACCGATTCCTGGATGGCAATCCCTCGAATAATCCTACCGGGGGGGCCTCTGATTCCTCCTGTACCAACCTGAAGCTCTATTGCGGCGGCGACTGGCAAGGATTAATCAATAAGATCAATGACAACTATTTTACTGATCTGGGCATTACGGCACTCTGGATATCCCAGCCTGTCGAGAACATATACTCGCTGATCAACTACTCCGGTGTCAACAACACGGCCTATCACGGATACTGGGCACGTGACTTCAAGAAGACCAATCCGGCTTTCGGTACGATGGCTGATTTTCAGAACCTGATCGATACTGCCCATGCCAAGGGCATCAAAGTCATCATTGATTTTGCTCCCAACCATACCTCTCCTGCCATGGAAACCGACACCTCGTTTGCAGAGAATGGAAAGTTATACGATAATGGCACACTCGTCGGCGGATACACCAACGACACAAACAAATACTTCCACCACAATGGCGGCTCCGACTTCTCCACGCTGGAGAACGGCATCTACAAAAACCTCTATGATCTCGCTGACCTGAATCACAATAACAGCACCATTGACACCTACTTCAAGGATGCCATCAAGCTCTGGCTCGATATGGGCATTGACGGAATTCGTGTGGATGCAGTCAAGCATATGCCACTGGGCTGGCAAAAAAACTGGATGTCTTCCATCTACAGCCACAAACCGGTATTCACCTTCGGTGAATGGTTCCTGGGTTCTTCGGCTTCGGACGCGGACAACACCAACTTTGCCAACCAATCCGGCATGAGCCTGCTCGACTTCCGTTTCAACAATGCAGTACGTAATGTGTTCCGTGATAACACATCCACGATGGTTGCCCTGGATTCCATGATCACCAGCACTGCCGCTGATTATGCCCATGTGAGTGACCAGGTGACTTTCATTGACAACCATGACATGGATCGATTCAAAACAAGTGCCGTTAACAACCGTCGGTTGGAACAAGCTCTTGCATTTACTCTTACTTCACGGGGCGTACCGGCCATCTATTATGGCACTGAGCAGTATATGACAGGTAACGGCGACCCGGACAATCGTGCCAAAATGCCTTCTTTCTCCAAAACAACGACCGCCTTTAACGTCATCAGCAAACTGGCACCATTACGCAAAACCAATCCAGCTATCGCTTACGGAACTACCCAGCAGCGCTGGATTAACGATGATGTGTATGTGTATGAACGTAAATTTGGCAACAATGTTGCCGTCGTAGCGGTTAACCGCAATCTTTCGAATTCCACTTCCATTAGCGGCCTTACTACATCGCTCCCTTCTGGAACTTACAACGATGTACTTGCAGGTGCGCTAAACGGTAATAACATTACCTCCACAGGAGGAAACGTCTCTGCCTTCACACTTGCTGCAGGAGCCACAGCGGTCTGGCAGTACACAGCCAATACCACAACGCCAACCATCGGACACGTGGGCCCAACCATGGGTAAAGCAGGCAATACTGTTACCATTGATGGTCGCGGATTTGGTACGACCAAAGGCACGGTCTATTTCGGTACAACCGCTGTGACGGGTTCAGCCATTACATCCTGGGAAGATACTCAGATCAAAGTGACCATCCCTGCTGTTGCCGCGGGCAACTATGCCGTTAAAGTCGCAGCCGGCGGAGTCAACAGCAACACTTATAACAATTTCACGATTCTTAGTGGCAATCAGGTTTCCGTCCGTTTTGTCATTAACAACGCATCCACCACACTGGGACAAAATCTGTATCTGACAGGTAATGTTGCGGAGCTGGGCAACTGGTCCACAGGTCCTCTGGCCATTGGTCCAGCGTTCAATCAGGTGATTTATTCCTATCCGACCTGGTATTACGACGTTAGCGTTCCAGCCGGAACGAACCTTGAATTCAAGTTTTTCAAAAAGAACGGCTCTACCATCACGTGGGAAAATGGCAACAATCATACCTTCACCACTCCGACCAGTGGAACCGCAACCGTGACAGTAGACTGGCAATAG
- a CDS encoding alpha/beta hydrolase, giving the protein MFVDVAEGRTKREEQEHFAGVKRKSIGEAVDGSVNTHSVIECVEGFKASRLDNTRKIFVYLPPGYKEHVDHRYPVLYMHAGQRAFGSSTAGNETWNVDQAADQLIAQGLMDGLIIVGIAHVRPVTHNEFYHFIAPAREAISVGCSGLDYEHFIIHELKPFIDEHYRTLPDKDNTGLLGSSAAALSTFHIGTRHSDIFGKLIMLSPFFVDVQLDETSESRLQEENMYLMPEGNAPIQMWMDIGDAEGLFLPSQVRDVVHQMLELGYKPGKDIAFLEQPDAGHQEADWGERVHLPLLYMFGRIGNPASLELMGRDVIGLKGGQHGHINALLHHDSGFTMSVLEGEYRSDHPDVLEVRPNGDLVPLKTGNAVVTLTVGALSASRRYTVVEQLSGHVTVCISAEAPFQDMYDDSIYSGMGMKLLHVGGGRYEGCFEVPRDSGFRFRFTRGFRQFETDADGKALPNRVFRAHDNLSLHYKIQSWGSTAAKAGNRR; this is encoded by the coding sequence TTGTTTGTCGATGTAGCCGAGGGAAGAACGAAGCGGGAAGAACAAGAACACTTCGCTGGTGTAAAACGGAAGTCTATAGGAGAGGCGGTTGATGGCTCAGTGAACACTCATTCTGTTATCGAGTGTGTGGAAGGTTTCAAAGCATCCAGGCTGGACAACACGAGAAAGATTTTCGTCTATTTGCCACCAGGCTATAAGGAGCATGTGGATCATCGTTATCCGGTGTTGTACATGCATGCGGGACAGAGGGCCTTCGGCTCTTCGACTGCTGGAAATGAAACATGGAATGTGGATCAGGCGGCAGACCAACTGATTGCTCAAGGCCTGATGGATGGGTTGATCATTGTCGGCATTGCCCATGTGCGTCCGGTTACACACAATGAGTTCTATCATTTCATTGCGCCTGCAAGAGAAGCAATAAGTGTTGGGTGCTCAGGCCTGGATTATGAACACTTTATCATTCATGAACTGAAACCGTTCATCGATGAGCATTACCGCACACTTCCGGACAAGGATAATACGGGACTGCTTGGTTCTTCCGCAGCGGCACTCAGCACCTTTCATATAGGAACACGTCACTCTGATATTTTTGGAAAACTGATCATGCTCTCTCCCTTCTTCGTGGACGTGCAGCTGGATGAAACGTCGGAGAGCAGGCTGCAGGAGGAGAACATGTACCTCATGCCTGAGGGCAATGCTCCGATTCAAATGTGGATGGATATTGGGGACGCAGAAGGATTGTTTCTGCCTTCCCAGGTAAGGGATGTGGTTCATCAGATGCTCGAACTGGGATACAAGCCTGGCAAGGATATCGCATTTCTGGAACAGCCGGATGCAGGTCATCAGGAAGCGGATTGGGGAGAGCGGGTTCATCTTCCGCTACTGTACATGTTTGGCCGAATCGGCAATCCAGCTTCTCTGGAGTTGATGGGAAGGGACGTTATCGGATTGAAGGGTGGACAGCATGGTCACATCAATGCGCTGCTTCATCATGACAGCGGGTTCACCATGAGTGTACTTGAAGGGGAGTACAGGTCCGATCATCCTGATGTTCTTGAGGTTCGACCCAATGGGGACCTGGTTCCTCTCAAGACGGGAAATGCAGTGGTTACCCTGACCGTGGGAGCGCTGTCCGCATCACGTAGGTACACGGTTGTGGAACAATTATCGGGTCATGTGACAGTCTGTATCAGTGCAGAGGCACCTTTTCAAGACATGTATGATGATTCGATCTACAGTGGCATGGGCATGAAGCTTCTGCATGTTGGGGGCGGCCGTTATGAGGGCTGCTTCGAGGTTCCGCGTGACAGCGGATTTCGGTTCAGGTTCACGCGAGGCTTTCGGCAATTCGAGACGGATGCCGATGGCAAAGCGCTGCCCAATCGGGTGTTCCGTGCCCATGATAATCTGTCTCTTCATTACAAAATTCAGTCTTGGGGCAGCACGGCTGCCAAAGCCGGGAACAGGAGGTAG
- a CDS encoding BtrH N-terminal domain-containing protein — MIIHSFQPTLDIPYYYPCNFPLIHEVLQRQGSISSLGLLASSRLYSLPSCSDRGLIKPYFHKLDYEEPMWEVFGEREFDSFEQGKAYMRERLENEDLLIVTGTSYCLPYGEDYRNPEYIHKLVKQGSRLHLVDHWLAVYGMDEKQFYVYDPVPSKYMGAVSSADFQEFWKGNKNISELEVARRKETLRTYGTMQIRAVDTLDSAGYRNMLRSALATQAREFIMGRTVWQGNRSYYFGHAVTSQLLQRLHPDAESDREQEKAISAFLFDMRWSRYFFRDLLEEAAKWLDSPHDQYVAEFSAMIARWEQAHKLLQIARMKRSPEWREQLTDIIEQLAADELRWYEALMTTHQHADRFRQTASTVDGENPAPSYREVIERIVLDSCDELHRYHNAPIPLEHGLQASLYGGRGRLDSLELVTLLAVVEQSVEDTFGVGVALTEMAAASMPESPYRTVESLVDYLEAQLKHRPKGDAG, encoded by the coding sequence ATGATTATTCATTCGTTTCAGCCCACATTGGATATTCCATATTATTATCCGTGTAATTTTCCCTTGATTCACGAAGTCCTTCAGCGTCAGGGCTCGATAAGCAGTCTGGGCCTGTTGGCTTCCAGCCGCTTGTATAGCCTGCCATCCTGTTCGGATCGTGGCCTGATTAAGCCTTACTTTCATAAGCTGGATTATGAGGAGCCGATGTGGGAAGTGTTTGGAGAACGGGAGTTTGACAGCTTCGAACAAGGAAAGGCATATATGCGGGAGCGACTTGAAAATGAGGACCTTTTGATCGTCACTGGCACCAGTTATTGCTTGCCTTATGGGGAGGATTATCGGAATCCGGAGTATATTCATAAACTTGTTAAACAAGGCTCGCGCCTTCATCTGGTGGATCATTGGCTGGCTGTGTACGGGATGGATGAGAAGCAGTTCTATGTCTATGATCCTGTTCCCTCCAAATACATGGGAGCTGTATCATCTGCTGATTTCCAGGAGTTCTGGAAAGGAAACAAAAATATATCCGAGCTCGAAGTAGCCCGGCGAAAAGAAACATTACGGACCTATGGCACGATGCAGATCCGTGCTGTCGATACACTCGACTCGGCAGGTTATCGGAACATGCTGCGCTCTGCGCTGGCGACGCAAGCTCGTGAATTCATCATGGGCAGAACAGTCTGGCAGGGCAATCGTAGTTATTATTTTGGACATGCGGTGACTTCACAATTGTTACAAAGACTGCACCCGGACGCCGAGTCGGATCGGGAACAGGAGAAAGCCATCTCCGCGTTCCTATTCGACATGCGCTGGAGCCGTTACTTTTTCCGTGATTTGCTGGAGGAGGCTGCCAAATGGCTTGATTCTCCCCATGATCAATATGTTGCGGAATTCAGTGCAATGATAGCCCGTTGGGAACAGGCACACAAGCTGCTGCAGATCGCCAGAATGAAACGAAGCCCGGAATGGCGGGAGCAGTTAACGGATATTATCGAACAATTGGCGGCCGACGAATTACGCTGGTATGAAGCGCTGATGACGACACATCAGCATGCTGATCGCTTCAGACAGACCGCATCGACTGTGGATGGGGAGAATCCCGCGCCCTCATATCGGGAAGTCATCGAGCGAATTGTGCTGGATAGCTGCGATGAGCTTCATCGGTACCATAACGCACCCATTCCTCTGGAACATGGTTTGCAGGCGTCCCTATATGGAGGTCGGGGAAGACTGGATTCTCTTGAACTGGTTACTTTACTTGCGGTTGTCGAGCAAAGTGTTGAAGATACGTTCGGTGTAGGGGTAGCCCTCACGGAAATGGCCGCTGCTTCCATGCCGGAAAGTCCTTACCGAACGGTGGAATCGCTGGTTGATTATTTGGAGGCACAATTGAAACATCGCCCAAAGGGTGATGCGGGATGA